In a genomic window of Rhododendron vialii isolate Sample 1 chromosome 12a, ASM3025357v1:
- the LOC131310222 gene encoding F-box/kelch-repeat protein At1g23390 has protein sequence MATENCKEVEVVEDQEAPLDGDILEEILSHVPLIDLVPASHVSKSWKSAVFSSLHRSTTTTNNKLNQWLIVHKQRVRSPYHTTTHAYDPRSHVWIEITPPPSIGHVSILHSSHSTLLYSLSPSSLSFSSDPLHLTWHHAAPPTTWRSDPVVAAVGRHVIIAGGGCDFEDNPLAVEIYDVKSRTWDRTCGSVPANLKDSSSSTWLSIATNNTKLFIMEKQSGATHAFEPDTKTWSGPFDLRPDPRICYSVIAFSNDRLILIGLIGDVDGLKGVKMWGVNCDTFECEGLIGEMPLELVAKLKRENFSVCVGGSVVYAYDPEGEEEVIWCELGAGGCRWGSVRCAVAIERNRMERLVFTCSTVGIEDVEKAMRWGNRRFRPLQW, from the coding sequence ATGGCTACCGAGAACTGcaaggaggtggaggtggtcgAGGACCAAGAAGCGCCACTCGATGGGGACATATTAGAAGAAATCCTCTCGCACGTGCCACTCATTGACCTCGTCCCCGCCTCCCACGTGTCCAAGTCCTGGAAATCCGCCGTATTCTCATCCCTCCACCggtctaccaccaccactaacAATAAACTCAACCAATGGCTCATCGTCCATAAGCAGAGAGTCCGATCCCCTTACCACACCACCACACACGCTTACGACCCGAGATCGCACGTGTGGATCGAAATCACCCCGCCACCTTCGATCGGCCACGTGTCCATCCTCCATTCCTCCCACTCCACCCTCCTCTACTCGCTCTCCCCATCGAGCCTCTCCTTCTCCTCCGACCCCCTGCATCTCACGTGGCACCACGCCGCCCCTCCGACTACATGGCGGTCCGACCCGGTCGTCGCCGCCGTCGGCCGCCACGTTATCATCGCCGGTGGCGGCTGCGACTTCGAGGACAATCCGCTCGCCGTCGAGATCTACGACGTCAAGTCCCGCACGTGGGACCGCACATGCGGCTCCGTGCCGGCAAATCTCAAGGACTCCTCGTCGTCCACGTGGCTTTCCATCGCCACTAACAACACAAAGCTTTTTATAATGGAGAAACAATCCGGTGCCACGCATGCGTTTGAGCCGGACACAAAAACCTGGTCTGGACCGTTCGATCTACGTCCAGACCCACGTATTTGTTACTCCGTTATCGCGTTTTCTAACGACCGTCTGATCTTAATCGGGTTAATCGGGGACGTGGATGGGTTAAAAGGAGTGAAAATGTGGGGGGTAAATTGCGACACATTTGAGTGTGAAGGACTGATTGGAGAGATGCCGTTGGAGTTGGTTGCGAaactgaagagagagaattttagTGTTTGTGTAGGGGGGAGTGTAGTGTATGCGTATGATCCTGAAGGGGAGGAGGAAGTGATCTGGTGTGAGTTGGGTGCGGGCGGGTGCAGGTGGGGGAGCGTGCGGTGTGCGGTTGCGATTGAGCGGAATCGGATGGAGAGGTTGGTGTTTACGTGCTCGACGGTTGGGATTGAGGATGTGGAGAAGGCGATGAGGTGGGGTAACAGGAGGTTTAGGCCTTTACAGTGGTAG